AAAGCGAGTAGCGAACAGCGGCTAAAGACCGTTACTTCTTTAATAGAAACTTTCTATTGCTAAGAGCCTTTTTAGGTACTTAGGGTGGCACCGCGGATAACCGTTCGTCCCTAACATTTATATGTTGGGATGGACGGTTTTTTATTTTCGCAATCAGTGAAAAAATTGGAGGAATAATCATGAAAAAAGTAATATTTTCCGGAATTCAACCTAGTGGACAATTAACTTTAGGAAATTATATTGGGGCTTTAAAACAGTTTGGGCAGTTTCAAGATGAATATGAATGTTTTTATTGTATCGTTGACGAACATGCTATTACGGTTCCACAAGATAGATTAAAACTTCGCGAGCAAACAAGAAGTTTAGCAGCTCTTTATTTAGCAGTTGGACTGGATCCTGAAAAATCCACTCTATTTATTCAATCTGAAGTGGCAGCACATGCGCAAGCGGCATGGATTTTACAATGTAACGTCTATATTGGTGAATTAGAACGTATGACACAATTTAAAGACAAATCAGCTGGTAAAGCAGGAGTCAGTGCCGGGTTATTAACTTATCCGCCTTTAATGGCTGCTGATATTTTACTTTATCAAACAGATTTAGTTCCAGTTGGTGAGGATCAAAAACAACATATCGAATTAACTCGTGACTTAGCTGAACGATTTAATAAAAAACATGCAGATATTTTCACGATGCCAGAAGTATTCATTCCTAAACAAGGTGCACGAGTAATGTCCTTACAAGATCCAACGAAAAAAATGAGTAAATCTGATGCCAATTTGAAAAATGCTATCTTTTTACTTGATCCACCAGCAACTATTAGAAAAAAAATCAAAAGCGCTGTGACCGATTCTAGTGGTATTATTGAATATAATAAAGAAGAAAAGCCCGGCGTATCTAACTTGCTAACTATCTATTCGGTTATTACCGGCGAAACAATTGCTAGTATAGAAGAAAAATATGTTGGAAAAGGCTATGGTGATTTCAAAACAGATTTAGCTGAATTAGTTGTTTCTGAACTTGAGCCAATTCAAGAAAGATACTATGCTTATCTCAAATCTGAGGAGCTGGACACTATATTAGATGCAGGAGCAGAAAAAGCCGCTCGTGTTGCTAATAAAACATTGAAAAAAATGGAAAACGGCGTTGGACTTGGACGCAAACGTAGAAAATAATATAGAAAAAGCCGATAACTTAATCAATCTAAGTTATCGGCTTTTTATTTAATTATTAACCTACTTTAATTTCTACATCGATGTTACCGCGAGTTGCTTTAGAATACGGGCAAACTTCATGGGCTTTTTTAAGTAGTGCTTCTGTTTTTTCTTTATCTTGACCTTCGATAGTTCCTTCTAAAACGACACCAATTTTAAATCCGTTGTCTTCTGGGTCACTATATAAGCTGACAGTCGCTGTTACTGTACTTTTTGCTTCAATTCCAGCTTTTCCTAGAACTAATTCTAATGCGCTATTGAAACAAGCTCCGTAACCAGCAGCAAATAGTTGTTCTGGATTTGTTCCGCCACCGCCGTCTCCACCAAGCTCTGTTGGTGCAGAGATATCAAAGTAAAATACGTTATCTGGTGAATGAACTTCACCACTTCTTCCACCTGTGTTAATGACTGTTGTTTCATACAATTTTTTCATTTTCTATTCCTCCTAATTGTTTTGTTAATGCCTGTATTTTAGTAAGTAATTGTCTGTAGTCTAATTCTGCAAAATCGAGTAATTGAAGGCAGTTGTCCACGCTTTTTAATACGTCAGGTTGTATTTTTATTGCTTTTTCTGTTAGGCGAATATAGACGCGTCGCTCGTCTTCCGGATGACGGCTTCGTGTGACATATCCTAAATGCTCCATTCTTTTTAGCATTGGTGTTAAAGTTCCACTGTCTAAAGCCAACCTTTTCCCTAGCTCTGATACGGTTTGCTCTTCACCTTCCCAAAGAACAAGTAAAGCAATATATTGTGGATAGGTTAATTGAAAGGGCTCTAAAGCTTCACGATAAAGTTTTGTAAATTGTTTGGATGCATTATAAACAGAAAAACACAGTTGCTCTTCTAATATGCGTGTATTCGTGTCCAACATGTTCTCCTCCTTTTAAGTTGTGTGCAATTTAATTTTAAACAATCATAATAAAGAAAGCTAGTTTTTTGCTCAAAAAAAGCCTTACCTCTGAAAACGAGGTAAGGCTTTTGATTAAATTTTAGTCTTCCATTTTTTTAAATACTAAAGTAGCATTGTGGCCACCAAAGCCAAAAGAGTTAGAAATGGCTACATTTACGTTTGCTTCGCGCGCTTCATTTGGAACATAATCCAAATCGCACACTTCATCTTGGTTTTTCAAATGAATGGTTGGTGCAATAATACTATCGCGAATACTTAGAAGCGCAAAAATAGCTTCAATCCCGCCAGATGCACCTAAAGTATGTCCAGTCATTGATTTAGTAGAACTAATTGCTAATTTTTTCGCATGGTCTCCGAAGACCGTTTTAATAGCTTGTGTTTCGTATTCATCGTTATATGGTGTACTTGTACCATGTGCATTAATGTAGTCTACTTTATCAGGAGTAAGTCCTGCATCATCAATCGCCATCTTCATTGCACGAGCGGCACCTTCACCATTTGGAGCTGGAGCAGTAATGTGGTAAGCATCTCCTGTTGCGCCGTAGCCAACGATTTCAGCGTAAATTTTTGCTCCACGTGCTTTTGCATGTTCGTATTCTTCTAAAATAACAATCCCTGCGCCTTCACCGATAATAAAACCATCACGGTCTTTATCAAATGGACGACATGCAGTTTCTGGATCTGGATTTAATGACAAAGCTTTATTGGCAGTAAATCCTGCAAGTGACATTTTAGTAATTGGTGCTTCTGCTCCACCAGTTATCATTGCATCTGCATCGCCACGTTCAATAACTTTAAATGCATCACCGATAGAGTTCGTCGCTGTTGCACAGGCTGTAACTGTTGTAGAATTAATGCCTTTAGCTCCAAAACGAATAGAAACTTGGCCTGAACCCATATCCGGAATCATCA
The sequence above is drawn from the Listeria monocytogenes genome and encodes:
- the trpS gene encoding tryptophan--tRNA ligase translates to MKKVIFSGIQPSGQLTLGNYIGALKQFGQFQDEYECFYCIVDEHAITVPQDRLKLREQTRSLAALYLAVGLDPEKSTLFIQSEVAAHAQAAWILQCNVYIGELERMTQFKDKSAGKAGVSAGLLTYPPLMAADILLYQTDLVPVGEDQKQHIELTRDLAERFNKKHADIFTMPEVFIPKQGARVMSLQDPTKKMSKSDANLKNAIFLLDPPATIRKKIKSAVTDSSGIIEYNKEEKPGVSNLLTIYSVITGETIASIEEKYVGKGYGDFKTDLAELVVSELEPIQERYYAYLKSEELDTILDAGAEKAARVANKTLKKMENGVGLGRKRRK
- a CDS encoding organic hydroperoxide resistance protein; translated protein: MKKLYETTVINTGGRSGEVHSPDNVFYFDISAPTELGGDGGGGTNPEQLFAAGYGACFNSALELVLGKAGIEAKSTVTATVSLYSDPEDNGFKIGVVLEGTIEGQDKEKTEALLKKAHEVCPYSKATRGNIDVEIKVG
- a CDS encoding MarR family winged helix-turn-helix transcriptional regulator, translated to MDTNTRILEEQLCFSVYNASKQFTKLYREALEPFQLTYPQYIALLVLWEGEEQTVSELGKRLALDSGTLTPMLKRMEHLGYVTRSRHPEDERRVYIRLTEKAIKIQPDVLKSVDNCLQLLDFAELDYRQLLTKIQALTKQLGGIENEKIV
- the fabF gene encoding beta-ketoacyl-ACP synthase II, whose amino-acid sequence is MDKRRVVVTGIGAVTPIGNDAETSWENAKKGVNGVAKMTRLNPDDFPVKIAAELKDFDVEKYLEKKEARKMDRFTHYAIASAEMAVQDSGLVIDDSNANRVGVWIGSGIGGMETFETQYEIFLNRGHRRVSPFFVPMMIPDMGSGQVSIRFGAKGINSTTVTACATATNSIGDAFKVIERGDADAMITGGAEAPITKMSLAGFTANKALSLNPDPETACRPFDKDRDGFIIGEGAGIVILEEYEHAKARGAKIYAEIVGYGATGDAYHITAPAPNGEGAARAMKMAIDDAGLTPDKVDYINAHGTSTPYNDEYETQAIKTVFGDHAKKLAISSTKSMTGHTLGASGGIEAIFALLSIRDSIIAPTIHLKNQDEVCDLDYVPNEAREANVNVAISNSFGFGGHNATLVFKKMED